In a genomic window of Deltaproteobacteria bacterium:
- a CDS encoding efflux RND transporter permease subunit, with protein sequence MSTTDAGAATNKGPIAWFARNPVAANLLLLFLIIGGVVAGRHLAVQLYPYFDLRTITVTVPAPGSSPKEVEEDINRRIEEAIVGLRGVERVVGTATQGLGRLRVELETFADPDTVLNDVQNAVDGIENFPPLNAERPDVTLHRIAIEVLTLAVSSSHASENELRLAAENVRDELLALPSVSQVTLHGTRDREITIELSEEELRRHNLSIAQISRLVRRASLNLTFGELRTEAGGVVLQTITKRRTGDEFKDIPLITRLGGAIVTLGDVATIRDGFVDEDIVSEVNGQATVFVRINAVEQESVVEIGDEVKTWLAGRKAPGNVTVGIWNDRATPALDRLQEIIRNGILGALLVFLTLVLVFDLRVATWITIGIPLSFIGSLIFFGAADLTLNIGTIFAFFLLIGIVVDDSVVVGESIAAERANGKSAADAAISGARAMVGPITVGAATTLLAFAPLLFVTSGGYQLTTVFPYVAVFVLLVSLVESFFVLPAHLSHERPWSAPPLSDIQRRMDDVIDRARDSIVAPSVARAVQHPWLTLAIGAVVVLIGALLLRSGNVRVVIIDQDALASDSIQADLHLPPGTPFEQTLAAAERFANAARSINDQLDGTSIKSVAITAGNLMQIRTSDIGTNRSNVGSVRIHLNPRPVRTASSRDIERVWRRNVGDTSELESVAFQSARVQAKPPVSYALVHPDTDVLKNAAAELKASLATVPGVFGISDSLSAGKRHFEIQLTRAGKAAGLTPAGIGAQLRASFHGVEVQRIQRGREEVRVVVRYPAERRQSLGDLANERIRRPGGGNGGRGRDRGAPGGGEVPLSTVATLTENRELTTLTRIDGKQAAFVDARIEAVVTTPRQARREVGERIIPDLLAKYPGLKVEPDGAARDEKDLLGTLGLLVPLVLLAMYALMAAFLRSYWKPLVAVVGIPISFAGAVLTHWILGWDFAAMSLFGIVAVGGIIVNDALVLLDRYNLLRRENDMMPAIAAASAATRHRFRAVMLTSLTTVVGLSPLLYERSDELIFLVPFVVSMLGGLILSTIFILFLLPALVMIVDGRYD encoded by the coding sequence GTGAGCACCACCGACGCTGGAGCCGCCACCAACAAGGGACCGATCGCCTGGTTCGCCCGCAATCCGGTCGCCGCCAACCTGCTGCTGTTGTTCCTGATCATCGGCGGCGTGGTCGCCGGACGGCACCTCGCGGTTCAACTCTACCCCTACTTCGATCTTCGGACGATTACCGTGACGGTGCCGGCGCCCGGTTCGTCGCCCAAGGAGGTGGAAGAAGACATCAACCGCCGCATCGAGGAAGCCATCGTCGGGCTCAGAGGGGTGGAAAGGGTCGTGGGGACGGCCACCCAGGGGCTCGGCCGGCTCAGGGTCGAACTGGAAACCTTCGCCGATCCCGACACCGTCCTGAACGATGTCCAGAACGCCGTGGACGGCATCGAGAACTTCCCGCCACTGAACGCGGAAAGACCGGACGTCACGCTCCACCGCATCGCCATCGAGGTCTTGACGCTGGCAGTGTCGTCTTCCCACGCCTCCGAGAACGAGCTGCGTCTCGCCGCCGAGAACGTGCGCGACGAGCTGCTGGCCTTGCCGTCGGTTTCACAGGTGACGCTGCACGGCACCCGCGACCGCGAGATCACCATCGAGTTGAGCGAGGAAGAGCTGCGGCGGCACAATCTCTCCATCGCCCAGATCTCCCGTCTCGTGAGACGCGCTTCCCTCAATCTCACTTTCGGCGAACTGCGAACCGAGGCCGGCGGCGTGGTCTTGCAGACCATCACCAAGCGCCGCACCGGCGACGAGTTCAAGGACATCCCTCTGATCACGCGGCTCGGCGGCGCCATCGTCACCCTTGGCGACGTCGCGACCATCCGCGACGGGTTCGTGGACGAGGACATCGTCTCCGAGGTCAACGGCCAAGCCACCGTGTTCGTCCGAATCAATGCCGTCGAGCAGGAGTCGGTGGTCGAGATCGGCGACGAAGTCAAGACGTGGCTCGCCGGCCGCAAGGCTCCCGGGAACGTCACGGTCGGCATCTGGAACGACCGGGCGACCCCCGCCCTGGACAGGCTGCAGGAGATCATCCGCAACGGCATCCTCGGTGCATTGCTGGTTTTCCTGACCCTGGTCCTGGTGTTCGACCTGCGCGTCGCCACCTGGATCACCATAGGGATTCCACTGTCCTTCATCGGCTCGCTGATCTTCTTCGGCGCCGCCGACCTGACCCTCAACATCGGCACCATCTTCGCCTTCTTCCTCCTCATCGGCATCGTCGTGGACGACTCCGTGGTGGTGGGCGAGAGCATCGCGGCGGAACGCGCGAACGGGAAGAGCGCGGCGGACGCGGCCATCTCCGGCGCCAGGGCGATGGTCGGTCCGATCACCGTGGGGGCGGCCACCACCTTGCTCGCCTTCGCGCCGCTTCTCTTCGTCACCTCGGGCGGCTACCAGCTCACCACCGTCTTTCCCTACGTGGCGGTCTTCGTCCTCCTGGTCTCGCTGGTGGAGTCCTTCTTCGTCCTGCCCGCGCACCTGTCACACGAGCGCCCGTGGAGCGCGCCGCCGTTGAGCGACATCCAACGCCGGATGGACGACGTGATCGACCGGGCGCGGGACTCCATCGTGGCGCCGTCGGTGGCGCGCGCCGTACAACATCCCTGGCTCACCCTGGCGATCGGGGCGGTGGTGGTGCTCATCGGGGCACTGCTCCTGCGATCCGGCAACGTCCGGGTCGTCATCATCGACCAGGATGCGCTCGCCTCCGACAGCATTCAGGCGGACCTGCATCTGCCGCCGGGGACGCCGTTCGAACAGACTCTCGCCGCGGCCGAGCGTTTCGCGAACGCCGCCCGCTCCATCAACGATCAACTCGACGGCACCTCGATCAAGTCCGTGGCCATAACCGCCGGCAATCTCATGCAGATCCGGACATCGGACATCGGCACCAACCGCAGCAACGTGGGTTCGGTGCGGATACATCTCAACCCGCGTCCGGTGCGCACCGCCTCGTCCAGGGATATCGAGCGGGTCTGGCGCCGGAACGTCGGCGACACGTCGGAACTGGAGAGCGTTGCTTTCCAGAGCGCACGCGTGCAGGCCAAGCCGCCGGTCTCTTATGCGCTGGTGCACCCTGACACGGACGTGCTGAAAAACGCCGCCGCGGAGTTGAAAGCCTCCCTGGCCACCGTGCCGGGGGTCTTCGGCATCTCCGACAGCCTGTCCGCCGGCAAGCGGCACTTCGAGATCCAGCTCACGCGGGCCGGGAAGGCGGCGGGATTGACGCCGGCGGGCATCGGCGCCCAGTTGCGCGCCAGCTTCCACGGGGTGGAAGTCCAGCGCATCCAGCGCGGCCGGGAGGAAGTCAGGGTCGTGGTGCGGTATCCGGCCGAGCGGCGGCAAAGCCTGGGAGACCTGGCCAACGAGCGGATCCGCCGGCCCGGGGGCGGAAATGGGGGACGAGGACGGGACCGCGGCGCGCCCGGCGGCGGCGAGGTGCCGCTGTCCACGGTGGCCACGCTCACCGAGAACCGCGAATTGACCACGCTGACGCGTATCGACGGCAAGCAGGCCGCGTTCGTGGACGCGCGTATCGAAGCCGTCGTGACCACCCCCCGCCAGGCCAGGCGGGAGGTCGGGGAAAGGATCATCCCCGATCTGCTCGCCAAGTACCCCGGCCTCAAGGTTGAACCCGACGGGGCGGCCCGAGACGAGAAGGATTTGTTGGGCACGCTCGGGCTGTTGGTTCCCCTCGTGCTGCTGGCCATGTACGCGCTGATGGCCGCGTTCCTGCGCAGCTACTGGAAACCTTTGGTGGCCGTGGTGGGCATTCCGATTTCGTTCGCCGGAGCGGTGCTGACCCACTGGATCCTCGGGTGGGACTTCGCCGCCATGTCGCTGTTCGGAATCGTCGCGGTGGGCGGGATCATCGTGAACGACGCCCTGGTGCTGCTGGACCGCTACAACCTTCTCCGCAGGGAAAACGACATGATGCCGGCCATCGCGGCGGCGTCCGCGGCGACCCGCCATCGCTTCCGCGCGGTGATGCTGACCAGCCTCACGACCGTGGTGGGACTGTCGCCATTGCTCTACGAACGCAGCGACGAGCTGATCTTCCTGGTGCCGTTCGTGGTCAGCATGCTGGGCGGGCTCATCCTGTCGACGATCTTCATCCTGTTCCTCCTGCCGGCCTTGGTGATGATCGTCGACGGCCGCTACGATTAG
- a CDS encoding ABC transporter substrate-binding protein produces MTSLTPIRLIQFRAAYNLPVHAAMENGIFAGAGLAVEIEYTPGSAYLVEAVRTGRSTIGHAAADDVVCDVENQPGSDLFAFMGLHSGLLSLVGAPGCPDMESLRGKPLAVDARDSGFVFILEKALRDHGFGAHEYELVEVGGWESRYQTLIEGRLFATLLTPPFVGAALERGCHVIARGEEMAPVYQATVGLAKRSWAEENREHLVHYIRCYVAATQWCFAPENRPRCLDILARYNGLTGGAAEETLDALLDPAHGLYPKAALNVPGIAAALDLRAGMGYIASPPPSPDKYIDVSYYEAAVR; encoded by the coding sequence ATGACCTCGTTGACCCCCATCCGACTCATCCAGTTCCGAGCCGCCTACAACCTGCCTGTGCACGCGGCCATGGAGAACGGCATCTTCGCCGGCGCGGGGCTCGCCGTGGAGATCGAGTACACACCGGGCTCCGCGTATCTCGTCGAAGCCGTGCGCACGGGCCGCTCCACCATCGGCCACGCGGCCGCGGATGACGTGGTTTGCGACGTGGAGAACCAGCCCGGCTCGGACCTGTTCGCGTTCATGGGGCTCCACAGCGGCCTGCTGAGCCTCGTGGGCGCGCCCGGGTGTCCCGACATGGAGTCCCTGCGCGGCAAACCCCTGGCGGTGGACGCGCGCGACAGCGGCTTCGTCTTCATCCTGGAGAAGGCGCTGCGCGACCACGGTTTCGGCGCGCACGAATACGAGCTTGTGGAGGTGGGCGGCTGGGAGAGCCGCTACCAGACGCTCATCGAGGGCAGGCTCTTCGCCACGCTGCTCACCCCGCCCTTCGTCGGAGCCGCCCTGGAACGGGGCTGCCACGTGATCGCCCGTGGCGAGGAGATGGCGCCCGTGTACCAGGCGACGGTGGGCCTGGCCAAGCGCTCCTGGGCGGAAGAGAACCGGGAGCACTTGGTCCACTACATCCGCTGCTATGTGGCCGCCACCCAATGGTGCTTCGCGCCCGAGAACCGGCCCCGCTGCCTCGACATCCTGGCGCGGTACAACGGCCTCACCGGCGGTGCCGCCGAAGAGACCCTGGACGCCCTGCTGGACCCTGCCCACGGCCTCTACCCCAAGGCCGCGCTCAACGTCCCCGGAATTGCCGCCGCCCTCGATCTCCGCGCCGGCATGGGCTACATCGCCTCTCCGCCACCTTCGCCGGACAAGTACATCGACGTTTCCTACTACGAAGCGGCCGTGAGGTGA
- a CDS encoding DEAD/DEAH box helicase yields MIDRFHPLVRDWFRDRFGRPTAPQAAGWEEIARGRDTLIAAPTGSGKTLAAFLWSINQLIAPAEPSRDHTHVVYVSPLKALGNDIQKNLQEPLAEITRSGRLRGLPLQDIRTAVRSGDTPATERQRMLSRPPHILITTPESLYILLTAERSRQLLKHAHTVIVDEIHAVAGDKRGAHLALSLERLDALAGSPLQRIGLSATQKPMDDIARLLVGARRLRPDGAPECAIVDVGHKRELDLSIEVPDQELGPITSHALWAEVYDRIVQQIQSHRTTLVFVHTRRLVERVAHQLTDRLGEGKVLAHHGSLSRKTRLEAEQKLKAAEVPVVVATASLELGIDIGHVELVCHIGAPRSIATLLQRVGRSGHWLGAVPKGILYPLTRDDLLQAAAAIYAVRRGELDRIGLVREPLDVLAQQMVATVASLTPAHKPGETLPLLPEAKPPSGIAEETLWELVRGAYPFRDLSRGDFEQLLHMLCEGVAPARGRRGAHLHRDRVNGMLRARRGARLVSITNGGAIPDTADYDVVEAHNETFVGKVNEDFAIESLAGDIFLLGNTSWRIQRVASGKVWVEDAHGAPPTIPFWLGEAPGRTLELSRAVSDVRETVARHAAAGADAGEAATSDREAAGAPGEPPESWLQRETGVGPAGAEQIVAYVNETRAMLGCVPTVDRIVAERFFDESGGMQLVLHTPFGGRINRAWGLALRKRFCVNFDFELQAAATDDGIVISLTDRHSFPLDTVFSYLSPATVERDLTQASLAAPMFTNRWRWNASRALAVERFSRGKKVPMQIQRMRAEDLLGAVFPDQVMCQDNRAGPVDLPDHPLTRETLENCLREAMDVDGFKETLERLGRGEIATVTVETPAPSPMAHEILNANPYAFLDDAPLEERRARAVALRRTDPDLAQGIGALSPEALAEVTAQAWPDIRDPDELHDLLLTVILLPVRDAEPWQRYAKELMAARRVTVAEPVRGEGTPFYVAAERLAEAKAVMGDFRMTPPVTSPDAAKPEVVPSPDEALRLTVQGWMEISGPITAEGLAARTGLGLESVERALTALEVSGVVLQGRFSPGAGADAPVEWCERRLLSRIHRLTLGRLRREIQPVSGADFIRFLLRWQHAQPGAQLHGRDGVHQVIRQLQGMELPAPAWEQHVLPARIAAYDPAELEHLCLAGVVTWGRLRRDTGEPEDDPSVAKLWDATPLAFKPANGKTRRTTPTRSAPLAFVVREDLPHFLDPEALDWRGLQGLSAPARDVAAYLETHGASFLADIARGTGHLTVRTERALWELVTRGQVTGDGIAGLRMLLTPELKRKENRRGGRKGAAQTMPVGRWSLWRKEDPGAPEAATETLARQLLQRYGVVFRELLARETRCPPWRLLLQAYRRMEARGEIRGGRFVNGFVGEQYALPDAVESMRTVRRLPPDKEPVIVSCTDPLNLVGILTPGPRVPVQSHQFIAYLNGTPAEIGPLGNVLSRVQPVTGSGVE; encoded by the coding sequence GTGATCGACCGATTTCATCCTCTGGTACGCGACTGGTTCCGGGACCGCTTCGGCAGGCCGACGGCGCCGCAGGCGGCGGGCTGGGAGGAGATCGCCCGGGGGCGGGACACGCTCATCGCCGCTCCCACCGGCTCGGGCAAGACCCTGGCGGCCTTTCTCTGGTCCATCAACCAACTCATCGCCCCGGCCGAGCCGTCGCGGGACCACACCCACGTGGTCTACGTGTCGCCGCTCAAGGCCCTGGGCAACGACATCCAGAAGAACCTGCAGGAACCGCTGGCGGAGATCACCCGGTCGGGCCGGCTCCGGGGGCTACCGCTGCAGGACATCCGCACCGCCGTGCGCTCGGGCGACACCCCGGCCACCGAGCGGCAGCGCATGCTCTCCCGGCCGCCGCACATCCTCATCACGACGCCGGAGTCGCTCTACATCCTGCTCACGGCCGAACGCAGCCGCCAGTTGCTGAAGCACGCGCACACGGTCATCGTGGACGAGATCCACGCGGTGGCCGGGGACAAGCGCGGCGCCCACCTGGCGCTCTCGCTGGAGCGGCTCGACGCCCTGGCCGGGAGCCCGCTGCAGCGCATCGGTTTGAGCGCGACGCAGAAGCCCATGGACGACATCGCCCGCCTGCTGGTGGGCGCGCGCAGGCTGCGGCCCGACGGCGCGCCGGAGTGCGCCATCGTCGACGTGGGCCACAAGCGCGAACTGGACCTGTCCATCGAAGTGCCGGACCAGGAGCTGGGGCCCATCACCTCCCACGCGCTGTGGGCCGAGGTCTACGACCGCATCGTGCAGCAGATCCAGAGCCACCGCACCACCCTAGTGTTCGTGCACACCCGCCGGCTGGTGGAACGGGTGGCGCACCAGCTCACCGACCGGCTGGGCGAGGGCAAGGTCCTGGCCCACCACGGCAGCCTGTCGCGCAAGACCCGGCTCGAAGCCGAGCAGAAGCTCAAGGCGGCGGAGGTGCCGGTGGTGGTGGCCACCGCGTCGCTAGAGCTGGGCATCGACATCGGCCACGTGGAGCTGGTCTGCCACATCGGCGCGCCGCGCTCCATCGCCACCCTGCTGCAGCGGGTCGGGCGCTCGGGGCACTGGCTGGGCGCCGTTCCCAAGGGCATCCTGTACCCGCTGACCCGCGACGACCTGCTCCAGGCCGCCGCCGCGATCTACGCCGTGCGCCGGGGAGAGCTGGACCGCATCGGGCTGGTCCGGGAACCGCTGGACGTGCTGGCCCAGCAGATGGTGGCCACGGTGGCAAGCCTCACGCCCGCCCACAAGCCCGGCGAAACCCTGCCACTCCTGCCCGAGGCCAAGCCGCCGTCGGGCATTGCCGAGGAAACCCTCTGGGAGCTGGTGCGGGGAGCGTATCCTTTCCGCGACCTTTCTCGCGGCGACTTCGAACAGCTGCTGCACATGCTGTGCGAGGGCGTGGCCCCCGCCAGGGGCCGGCGCGGCGCCCATCTTCACCGGGACAGGGTAAACGGAATGCTGCGGGCGCGCCGGGGCGCCCGGCTGGTCTCCATCACCAACGGCGGCGCCATCCCCGACACCGCGGACTACGACGTGGTGGAGGCGCACAACGAGACCTTCGTGGGCAAGGTCAACGAGGACTTCGCCATCGAGAGCCTGGCCGGCGACATCTTCCTGCTGGGCAACACCTCGTGGCGCATCCAGCGGGTGGCCTCGGGCAAGGTGTGGGTGGAGGACGCCCACGGCGCGCCGCCCACCATCCCGTTCTGGCTGGGGGAGGCACCCGGACGCACCCTGGAGCTGTCGCGCGCGGTCTCCGACGTGCGCGAGACCGTGGCCCGGCACGCCGCCGCGGGGGCGGACGCGGGCGAAGCGGCCACGTCCGACAGAGAAGCGGCCGGGGCCCCCGGGGAACCGCCTGAATCGTGGCTTCAGCGCGAAACCGGGGTCGGGCCGGCGGGCGCGGAGCAGATCGTCGCCTACGTGAATGAGACCCGCGCCATGCTCGGCTGCGTGCCCACCGTGGACCGCATCGTCGCCGAGCGCTTCTTCGACGAGTCCGGCGGCATGCAGCTCGTGCTTCACACGCCCTTCGGCGGACGCATCAACCGCGCCTGGGGCCTGGCGCTGCGCAAGCGCTTCTGTGTCAACTTCGACTTCGAGCTCCAGGCCGCGGCCACCGACGACGGCATCGTGATCTCGCTGACCGACCGCCACTCCTTCCCGCTGGACACGGTCTTCAGCTACCTCAGCCCGGCGACGGTGGAACGGGACCTGACCCAGGCGTCCCTGGCCGCGCCCATGTTCACCAACCGCTGGCGCTGGAACGCAAGCCGCGCGCTGGCGGTAGAGCGCTTCAGCCGCGGCAAGAAGGTGCCCATGCAAATTCAGCGCATGCGCGCCGAGGACCTTCTGGGCGCGGTCTTCCCGGACCAGGTGATGTGCCAGGACAACCGCGCCGGACCGGTCGACCTGCCGGACCACCCCCTGACCCGCGAGACCCTGGAGAACTGCCTGCGCGAGGCCATGGACGTGGACGGCTTCAAGGAAACGCTGGAACGGCTCGGGCGCGGCGAGATCGCCACCGTGACAGTGGAGACCCCCGCGCCCTCCCCCATGGCCCACGAGATCCTCAACGCCAACCCCTACGCGTTCCTCGACGACGCCCCGCTGGAGGAACGGCGCGCCCGCGCCGTGGCGCTACGCCGCACCGACCCGGACCTGGCCCAAGGCATCGGCGCCCTGAGCCCCGAAGCCCTGGCGGAGGTGACGGCCCAGGCGTGGCCGGACATCCGCGACCCCGACGAGTTGCACGACCTGCTGCTGACGGTGATCCTGCTGCCGGTGCGGGACGCCGAGCCGTGGCAGCGCTACGCAAAGGAACTGATGGCGGCGCGGCGGGTCACCGTGGCCGAACCGGTACGCGGGGAAGGCACCCCCTTCTACGTAGCCGCGGAACGGCTGGCGGAGGCCAAGGCCGTGATGGGCGACTTCCGTATGACTCCGCCCGTAACTTCACCGGACGCAGCAAAACCCGAGGTCGTACCCTCCCCTGACGAAGCCCTCCGCCTTACCGTGCAGGGGTGGATGGAAATCAGCGGCCCGATCACCGCCGAAGGGTTGGCGGCCCGCACCGGCCTTGGCCTTGAATCGGTGGAGCGGGCCCTCACCGCCCTGGAAGTCTCCGGCGTGGTGCTGCAAGGCCGCTTCTCGCCTGGCGCCGGCGCCGATGCGCCGGTGGAATGGTGCGAGCGCCGGCTCCTGTCGCGCATCCATCGCCTCACCCTGGGCCGGCTGAGGCGCGAGATCCAACCCGTGTCGGGCGCCGACTTCATCCGCTTCCTGCTGCGCTGGCAGCACGCGCAACCCGGCGCGCAACTCCACGGGCGCGACGGCGTGCACCAAGTCATCCGCCAACTCCAGGGCATGGAGCTTCCCGCCCCGGCGTGGGAGCAGCATGTCCTGCCGGCCCGCATCGCCGCCTACGACCCCGCCGAGCTGGAGCACCTGTGCCTGGCGGGCGTGGTCACCTGGGGCCGGCTGCGCCGCGACACCGGTGAACCGGAAGACGACCCTTCCGTGGCCAAGCTCTGGGACGCCACGCCGCTGGCATTCAAGCCCGCCAACGGCAAGACCCGCCGGACCACCCCCACCCGCTCCGCGCCACTGGCCTTCGTCGTCCGCGAGGACCTGCCACACTTCCTCGATCCCGAAGCCCTGGACTGGCGCGGCCTCCAGGGACTGTCCGCCCCGGCCCGGGACGTGGCCGCGTACCTGGAAACCCACGGCGCCTCCTTCCTCGCCGACATCGCTCGCGGGACCGGGCACCTCACCGTGCGCACCGAACGCGCCCTGTGGGAGCTGGTTACCCGCGGGCAGGTCACCGGAGACGGCATCGCCGGTCTGCGGATGCTGCTCACCCCGGAACTCAAACGAAAGGAGAACCGGCGCGGCGGCCGCAAGGGCGCGGCGCAAACCATGCCCGTGGGGCGCTGGTCGCTGTGGCGCAAGGAAGACCCCGGCGCACCCGAGGCCGCCACCGAGACCCTGGCGCGCCAGCTCCTGCAACGCTACGGCGTGGTGTTCCGGGAACTTCTGGCGCGGGAGACCCGCTGCCCGCCCTGGCGCCTGCTGCTCCAGGCCTACCGGCGCATGGAGGCCCGCGGCGAGATCCGCGGCGGCCGTTTCGTCAACGGCTTCGTGGGCGAGCAGTACGCGCTGCCCGACGCCGTCGAGTCCATGCGCACCGTGCGCCGACTGCCTCCCGACAAGGAACCCGTCATCGTGTCCTGCACCGACCCCCTGAACCTCGTCGGCATCCTCACCCCCGGCCCTCGGGTGCCCGTGCAGTCGCACCAGTTCATCGCCTACCTGAACGGCACCCCCGCCGAGATCGGCCCCCTCGGCAACGTGCTGAGCCGCGTGCAGCCGGTCACGGGGTCGGGGGTCGAGTAG